In Pararge aegeria chromosome 27, ilParAegt1.1, whole genome shotgun sequence, one genomic interval encodes:
- the LOC120635553 gene encoding probable metabolite transport protein CsbC, which yields MSQMKTELLLTKTISMLHICEASCDGSHVFVFYLATTSKYSGKYLFSTSYLVYVIGSLNWISFSNGFVYGQVAGLINSLQKQEGGIHLSEGQISLIASTMTIMNLFGTALSAIITDKLGRRWPFILFSIPLMMNWILLYYATELHHFVLSRIIGGISVGALVTLNIFVTSEYTSPKTRAFYLNMVTTLAPALGTSLGHGIGIFLHWRTSAIIGIFPCALGILLPYFWEESPHWLASKGRFEECRESFGRLHTRTPNSDRELKLLVEMEKSKLDLLSKSNSVSTLKRLSRVLKRKYFWDVFVLSIFIHAYLAAAGKLVFSILATVILEEITGTPDVLLYTLFVDGFIVIGSFMSCLLIRKTSMRTLLFSTGFTANAILILFTLCFYFRNGQSYSNWINVGLLALYFITINAGPYPLLEAIYSEMFPLELKVYIFTLSAVVLITALTLSIILLPFIVSCVGYHGLFLMNTAIMSVSLVYIWWRLPETKGKTLQEVEVYFKTNNFNVEEVLTCNEQTKALI from the exons atgagCCAGATGAAGACAGAACTCCTGCTCACG aaaacaatttcgatgttacACATCTGCGAGGCGTCctgtgacggctcacacgtatTTGTGTTCTACTTGGCAACGACTTCAAAATAtagtggaaaatatttattttcaacttcTTATTtg GTGTATGTCATCGGCAGCCTCAACTGGATATCGTTCTCAAATGGCTTCGTGTACGGGCAGGTCGCCGGACTCATCAACTCCCTCCAGAAGCAGGAGGGCGGGATACACCTCAGCGAGGGGCAAATATCATTGATAG CCTCCACAATGACCATTATGAACCTCTTTGGCACAGCTTTAAGCGCGATCATCACGGACAAACTTGGCAGGCGATGGCCCTTTATCCTCTTTTCCATTCCACTGATGATGAACTGGAtcctcctttactacgcaacgGAATTGCACCATTTTGTGCTATCAAGGATCATAGGCGGCATATCCGTTGGTGCATTGGTTACTTTGAATATATTCGTCACATCAGAGTACACTTCGCCTAAAACGAGAGCATTTTACCTCAACATGGTGACTACCCTCGCACCGGCTTTGGGCACCAGTTTGGGCCACGGAATCGGAATATTCCTGCACTGGAGAACTTCGGCGATTATCGGAATATTTCCGTGCGCTTTGGGAATATTACTTCCTTACTTTTGGGAGGAGAGCCCGCATTGGTTGGCTTCGAAAGGTAGGTTCGAAGAATGCCGCGAATCCTTCGGGAGATTGCACACAAGAACACCGAATTCGGATCGGGAATTGAAACTGCTGGTCGAAATGGAGAAAAGCAAGTTGGACTTGCTGAGCAAGTCCAACAGCGTATCGACTTTGAAGCGTCTCTCTCGCGTTCTCAAGAGGAAATACTTCTGGGATGTTTTCGTACTGAGTATTTTTATACACGCATATTTGGCGGCGGCTGGAAAATTGGTATTCAGTATTCTAGCTACAGTCATCCTGGAAGAGATAACTGGTACTCCAGACGTTTTACTTTACACGTTATTCGTTGATGGCTTTATCGTCATAGGCTCTTTTATGTCGTGTTTATTGATTAGGAAGACGTCTATGCGTACACTGTTGTTTTCCACTGGATTCACTGCGAACGCCATTTTAATACTCTTCACTTTATGCTTCTATTTCCGGAACGGACAAAGCTATTCCAACTGGATCAATGTAGGTTTACTGGCGTTGTATTTTATCACAATCAACGCCGGACCGTATCCTTTATTAGAGGCGATATACAGCGAAATGTTTCCTTTAGAATTGAAGGTGTACATTTTCACGCTTTCCGCTGTAGTACTCATCACTGCTTTAACTTTATCAATTATTCTATTGCCATTTATTGTTAGTTGTGTCGGTTATCACGGATTATTCTTAATGAACACAGCAATCATGTCAGTTAGTCTTGTTTATATTTGGTGGAGGCTGCCCGAGACGAAAGGTAAAACGTTGCAAGAGGTCGAGGTTTACTTTAAGacgaataattttaatgttgaagAAGTACTGACTTGTAATGAACAAACGAAAGCTTTAATATAA